The Pedosphaera parvula Ellin514 genome has a segment encoding these proteins:
- a CDS encoding ABC transporter ATP-binding protein: MARVVIENLGKTFKGPKGEAISAVNNLNLTVEDREFLVLVGPSGCGKTTTLRLIAGLDEISTGNISIDGRVINTVPPKDRDLAMVFQTFALYPHMTAYENMAFGLQVRKLPKKEIGQRVREAAEMLDIKDCLNRLPEALSGGQRQRVALGRAIVRKPKVFLFDEPLSNLDAPMRLQMRKELHKLHTQLGSTMIFVTHDQSEAMALGDRIAVMKQGVLQQVDQPATIYNQPANLFVANFIGSPAINIFQGRILRDAQGLSFQFDTAQDITLNLDRALEDRLQTRIGKEVILAIRPEHISYATPASGANTNWIVSATIELAESMGAETYLYAKLGATSFTVRTAAASSASPGQSANFLFDLHHAHFFDPNTGMVIL, from the coding sequence ATGGCACGCGTTGTCATCGAAAACCTGGGCAAGACCTTCAAGGGTCCCAAAGGTGAAGCCATTTCGGCGGTAAACAACCTCAATCTGACAGTTGAAGACCGCGAGTTTCTCGTGCTCGTCGGCCCTTCCGGCTGCGGTAAGACCACCACTCTCCGACTGATTGCCGGCCTTGATGAAATTTCCACCGGCAACATTTCGATCGACGGCAGAGTCATCAACACCGTTCCGCCGAAGGATCGCGACCTGGCCATGGTGTTTCAAACTTTCGCGCTCTACCCGCACATGACCGCCTACGAGAACATGGCGTTCGGCTTGCAAGTGCGTAAGCTTCCCAAAAAGGAAATCGGCCAACGTGTTCGCGAGGCAGCAGAGATGCTTGATATTAAGGATTGCCTCAATCGCCTGCCCGAAGCTCTTTCCGGTGGCCAACGTCAACGGGTCGCGCTTGGCCGCGCTATCGTGCGCAAGCCAAAGGTTTTCCTCTTCGACGAACCACTCTCCAATCTCGACGCCCCCATGCGCCTTCAGATGCGCAAGGAGCTTCACAAGCTCCACACTCAGCTTGGCAGCACGATGATATTCGTCACCCACGATCAAAGTGAAGCCATGGCCCTCGGCGACCGCATCGCCGTCATGAAACAGGGCGTTCTCCAACAGGTGGACCAACCGGCAACCATCTACAACCAACCGGCAAATTTGTTTGTCGCGAACTTCATTGGCTCTCCTGCGATCAATATTTTTCAAGGAAGAATTCTCCGGGATGCTCAAGGACTCTCCTTCCAATTCGACACCGCCCAAGACATCACTCTCAACCTCGACCGCGCCTTGGAGGATCGCTTACAAACCCGCATCGGCAAAGAAGTTATTCTCGCCATTCGTCCCGAGCATATTAGTTACGCAACTCCTGCGTCTGGAGCTAATACCAATTGGATTGTCTCTGCCACAATCGAACTAGCCGAATCGATGGGTGCGGAAACCTATCTCTACGCCAAACTCGGCGCAACTTCCTTCACCGTACGCACCGCTGCTGCCAGCTCCGCGTCCCCTGGCCAATCTGCCAATTTCCTCTTCGATCTGCATCACGCACACTTCTTCGATCCGAACACCGGAATGGTCATCCTCTAA
- a CDS encoding 2,3-bisphosphoglycerate-independent phosphoglycerate mutase: MNLDTLYSELTLKNKAKLVLLVMDGLGDLATKGQGHLTPLEAAKTPNLDALAKDAAQGRMIPVAPGITPGSGPGHLALFGYDPLEFQVGRGVIEALGLGIELKAGDVAARANFCTLDGKGIVTDRRAGRIETAVCEELCELLSKKIKKIGTTEVIIKAGKGHRFVVVFRGKGLEGPLTDADPHHEGAPIPSAVPVNKKSAKAKKAADLVKQFYKLALPIIAKKHPANGFLMRGIAHQPHIPTFEERYLLKPACIAVYPMYKGLAQLVGMTKLEGTQTIAEQFERCVAEYDNYDYFFIHYKYTDMYGEDGNFDAKKKAIEEFDAALPILLKKNPDVLAITGDHSTPCAAKGHSWHPQPVLLSSELSGWDKLERFTETGANGGSLGIFEAKFLMRLMQANAKMFDKFGA, from the coding sequence ATGAATCTGGATACGCTTTATTCTGAACTGACATTAAAAAACAAAGCCAAGCTAGTGCTGCTGGTGATGGATGGACTTGGCGACCTGGCCACTAAGGGGCAGGGGCATCTAACACCTCTCGAAGCGGCAAAGACTCCCAATCTAGACGCTCTGGCGAAGGACGCAGCACAAGGCCGCATGATCCCCGTAGCTCCCGGCATCACTCCCGGCAGTGGACCTGGGCATCTGGCGCTCTTTGGCTACGATCCGCTTGAGTTTCAAGTGGGCCGCGGTGTGATCGAGGCCCTTGGGCTTGGAATTGAACTCAAGGCTGGCGACGTTGCTGCGCGGGCCAATTTCTGCACGCTGGATGGCAAAGGCATCGTGACGGATCGTCGTGCGGGAAGAATTGAAACCGCTGTTTGTGAAGAGCTGTGCGAATTACTTTCCAAAAAAATCAAAAAGATCGGCACCACCGAAGTCATCATCAAAGCGGGCAAGGGCCATCGCTTTGTGGTGGTGTTCCGCGGCAAAGGTCTGGAAGGCCCACTGACCGATGCCGATCCGCATCACGAAGGGGCGCCGATTCCTTCTGCTGTGCCAGTGAATAAAAAATCGGCCAAGGCCAAAAAGGCAGCCGATCTGGTGAAGCAATTCTATAAATTGGCGTTGCCGATCATCGCCAAAAAACATCCTGCGAATGGTTTCCTCATGCGCGGTATCGCGCACCAGCCGCACATTCCCACTTTCGAAGAGCGTTATTTGCTCAAGCCCGCATGCATCGCTGTCTATCCCATGTACAAGGGTTTGGCTCAATTGGTTGGCATGACCAAGCTGGAGGGAACGCAGACCATCGCTGAGCAATTCGAGCGTTGTGTCGCGGAATACGACAACTACGACTACTTCTTCATCCATTATAAATACACTGATATGTACGGCGAAGATGGAAACTTTGATGCCAAGAAAAAAGCCATTGAAGAATTCGATGCTGCCTTGCCAATACTGTTGAAGAAGAACCCTGACGTGCTGGCCATCACAGGAGATCACTCCACTCCGTGCGCCGCAAAAGGTCATTCATGGCATCCGCAGCCGGTGTTGCTCTCCTCGGAATTGTCCGGCTGGGACAAGCTGGAACGCTTTACTGAAACGGGTGCCAATGGTGGATCGCTCGGAATTTTTGAAGCGAAATTTTTGATGCGCTTAATGCAGGCGAATGCAAAAATGTTCGACAAGTTCGGCGCTTAA